Proteins co-encoded in one Amia ocellicauda isolate fAmiCal2 chromosome 11, fAmiCal2.hap1, whole genome shotgun sequence genomic window:
- the pigv gene encoding palmitoyltransferase ZDHHC18-A — MDVRSVARFGLFSRALALALQAVFNALIPDHQPDAFSPPRASEPQLLDSVVEGLLGGLSRWDAEHFLFIAERGYLYEHNFAFFPLLPLSLRAVAGALLWPLAGWLSVRSRLLLAVALVNGLLGVLGAVALYGLGRVVTQDRRLAYYASLLFCLTPASVFMAAGYSESLFASLAFGGMWLLERGRTLSGCGVLALATAARSNGVVNVGFLLYLQLQQALGRAQLLRGTPWGVCRGLRYAGIAVCFLLKAALGSSAILLPFGLFQYYGYRTFCTPTIGPEQISPALLELAELKGYRIPDTTKAPPAWCQWPFPVLYSYIQDVYWDVGFLRYFQLKQLPNFLLALPVTVLGGTAAWQYFRADPWLCLQLGLLGEPLRKRGRAEGDRPAAGFRHPRVFVYVVHASVLLVFGGLWMHVQVLTRFLASSSPVLYWYCAHLLDKNEPWLRAPRDGGCEGECAAPGRPCVRCRTGAVWKGLPRNPLTRLLCHWGACSPVSRCVLGYFTSYWLLGLALHCNFLPWT; from the exons ATGGACGTGCGCAGCGTGGCGCGGTTCGGCCTCTTCTCCAGAGCGCTGGCCCTGGCGCTGCAG GCCGTGTTCAACGCACTGATCCCGGACCACCAGCCGGACGCGTTCAGCCCCCCGCGGGCGTCGGAGCCGCAGCTGCTGGACTCGGTGGTGGAGGGCCTGCTGGGGGGTCTGTCTCGCTGGGACGCCGAGCACTTCCTCTTCATCGCCGAGCGCGGCTATCTGTATGAGCACAACTTCGCCTTCTTCCCCCTGCTGCCGCTGAGCCTGCGGGCCGTGGCGGGCGCGTTGCTGTGGCCCCTGGCCGGCTGGCTGAGTGTGCGGAGCCGGCTGCTGCTGGCCGTGGCGCTGGTGAACGGGCTGCTGGGCGTGCTGGGCGCCGTGGCTCTGTACGGACTGGGCCGCGTGGTGACGCAGGACCGCCGCCTCGCCTACTACGCCAGCCTGCTGTTCTGCCTCACGCCGGCCAGCGTCTTCATGGCGGCCGGCTACTCCGAGAGCCTGTTCGCCAGCTTGGCGTTCGGGGGCATGTGGCTGCTGGAGAGGGGCCGCACCCTGAGCGGCTGTGGGGTCCTGGCCCTGGCCACCGCCGCCCGCTCCAACGGCGTGGTCAACGTGGGCTTCCTGCTCTACCTGCAGCTGCAGCAGGCGCTGGGCCGGGCCCAGCTGCTGCGAGGGACGCCCTGGGGGGTCTGCAGGGGCCTCCGCTACGCCGGCATCGCAGTCTGCTTCCTCCTGAAGGCGGCGCTGGGGAGCTCCGCCATCCTCCTGCCCTTTGGTCTCTTCCAGTACTACGGCTACCGGACCTTCTGCACTCCCACCATCGGACCGGAGCAGATTTCCCCGGCTCTGCTCGAGCTGGCGGAGCTGAAAGGTTACCGCATCCCTGACACGACTAAAGCCCCCCCCGCCTGGTGCCAGTGGCCGTTCCCAGTCCTGTACTCCTACATACAGGACGTCTACTGGGATGTGGGCTTCCTCAGGTACTTCCAGCTCAAGCAGCTGCCCAACTTCCTGCTGGCGCtgccggtgactgtgctgggcGGCACGGCAGCCTGGCAGTACTTCCGTGCCGATCCCTGGCTGTGTTTGCAGCTGGGCCTCCTGGGAGAGCCGCTGAGGAAGCGCGGAAGAGCAGAGGGGGACCGGCCTGCCGCTGGGTTCCGCCACCCCCGCGTGTTTGTGTACGTGGTCCACGCCTCGGTGCTGCTGGTGTTCGGGGGCCTGTGGATGCATGTGCAG GTGCTCACCAGGTTCCTGGCCTCCTCCTCCCCGGTCCTGTACTGGTACTGCGCTCACCTGCTCGACAAGAATGAGCCCTGGCTCCGTGCCCCGAGAGACGGCGGCTGTGAGGGGGAGTGTGCGGCCCCGGGGCGGCCCTGTGTTCGGTGCCGGACTGGCGCCGTGTGGAAGGGCCTCCCCAGGAACCCCCTCACACGGCTGCTGTGCCACTGGGGGGCCTGCTCTCCCGTCAGCCGCTGTGTGCTCGGCTACTTCACCTCCTACTGGCTGCTGGGCCTGGCTCTGCACTGCAACTTCCTTCCCTGGACCTGA
- the zdhhc18a gene encoding palmitoyltransferase ZDHHC18a isoform X2 — MKNCEYQQIDPRALSTPAATPTPPPAGPGSEKSGPQRPRRKWEVFPGRNRFYCDGRIIVARQSGVLPLTLGLILVTSGLFFIFDCPFLVEHLTACIPAIGGALFLFVVVSLLQTSFSDPGIQPRATPDEAADIEKQIDSSGSSTYRPPPRTREIVINNQVVKLKYCFTCKMFRPPRTSHCSLCDNCVERFDHHCPWVGNCVGKRNYRFFYCFVVSLSFLTTFIFGCVITHLTLRSQGGNGLVHALQESPASVLELVVCFFSIWSILGLSGFHTYLVASNLTTNEDIKGSWSGKRGAEDSGNPYSYNNVFRNCCAVLCGPMPPSLIDRRGFLPPDSAPPAAPPEPELPPFVAKHDTNMEENCQDFALSCTA; from the exons ATGAAAAACTGCGAATATCAGCAGATCGACCCCCGGGCACTTTCCACTCCCGCTGCCACGCCCACGCCGCCGCCTGCCGGCCCCGGGTCCGAGAAGAGCGGCCCCCAGCGGCCCCGGAGGAAGTGGGAGGTGTTCCCGGGCCGGAACCGCTTCTACTGCGACGGGCGGATCATTGTGGCCCGGCAGAGCGGCGTGCTGCCCCTCACCCTGGGTCTCATCCTCGTCACCAGCGGCCTGTTCTTCATCTTCGA CTGTCCATTCCTAGTGGAGCACCTGACCGCCTGCATCCCCGCCATCGGAGGGGCGCTCTTCCTCTTCGTCGTCGTCTCGCTCCTGCAGACCAGCTTCAGCGACCCGGGCATCCAGCCCCGCGCCACCCCCGACGAGGCGGCCGACATCGAGAAGCAGATCG aCAGCTCAGGGTCCTCCACGTACCGCCCCCCCCCACGCACCCGAGAGATCGTCATCAACAACCAGGTGGTGAAGCTCAAGTACTGCTTCACCTGCAAGATGTTCCGCCCCCCCCGCACCTCGCACTGCAGCCTGTGTGACAACTGTGTTG AGCGCTTCGACCACCACTGCCCCTGGGTAGGCAACTGCGTGGGCAAACGAAACTACAGGTTCTTCTACTGCTTCGTGGTCTCGCTGTCCTTCCTCACGACCTTCATCTTCGGCTGCGTGATCACACACCTCACACTGC GCTCCCAGGGCGGGAACGGGCTGGTCCACGCCTTGCAGGAGAGTCCGGCCAG CGTCCTGGAGCTGGTCGTGTGTTTCTTCTCCATCTGGTCGATCCTCGGCCTCTCAGGGTTCCACACGTATCTCGTCGCCTCCAACCTCACCACCAACGAAGAC ATCAAAGGCTCCTGGTCAGGGAAGCGCGGGGCCGAGGACTCGGGGAACCCCTACAGCTACAACAACGTCTTCAGGAACTGCTGCGCGGTGCTCTGTGGCCCCATGCCCCCTAG CCTGATAGACCGCCGCGGCTTCTTGCCACCAGACAGCGCGCCCCCCGCTGCCCCCCCGGAGCCCGAGCTTCCGCCCTTCGTGGCCAAACACGACACCAACATG